The region TTTGAAGCATAGCCTCAAATTTTTCAGTTAAAGTAAATGCGTCGGCAACAGAACCTGCAAAACCGACAGCTACCGACCCGTTATAAATACGACGAACTTTTACAGCGTTACCTTTGAGAATAACGTTTTCGCCTTGTGTGACTTGACCATCGCCGGCTATTGCAATTCTGCCAAACCTAGATACTGCGCAAATTGTTGTGCCTCGTATAGTATCCGAATAAATTGTCATAGTAAATCTCCTTTGATTGTTTGAGCAATCTTACTTATATTATTAATTGAACGCTCGGCATACGCCATTTTTTTAGCTTTTTTGTCCTTTATAATTTGGTCAAGAGGGCTAAGTATGCCAAAATTTGCATTCATAGGTTGAAAATTAGAATTTTTATTACTTATATAATTAGATAATGCGCCTAAAATAGTAGAATTGTCAAGTGTTAAAAGAGGCAATTTTTTAATAAATCGCGCGATATTTATACCGCAAAGGAGTCCGCTTGCGATTGATTCGCAGTAGCCTTCTACTCCGCTAATTTGTCCGGCAAAAAACAAATTTGGGTATTGTTTCGATTGAAAAAAGTTGTTAAGCAAATCGGGCGAATTGATAAAAATATTCTTGTGCATTACTCCGTAACGGACAAATTCGGCATTAGCAAGCGCCGGAATTAATCCAAAAACACGCTTTTGTTCGCCAAATAGAAGATTGGTTTGACAACCTACTAAGTTATATAGGCTACCCTCGACATTCTCTTTGCGAAGTTGAAGTACGGCGTACGGACGTAAATTTTCGGCTGGGTTAAATAGCCCTACCGGCTTAAACATACCGTAACGAATAGTCTCTATGCCTCGACTTGCCATAACTTCAATAGGCATACAGCCTTCAAAAACATTCTTTTCGTAGTCTTTAAGGGTTGCTCTTTGGGCGGAAATTAGCTCGTGCCAAAAAATTTCGAATTGTTGCTTAGTCAAAGGGCAATTAATATAATCTTTTTCGCCCCTATCATAACGGCTTGCGATAAAGTAATTAGACTTATCAAGGCTTTCGGCTGTGACTATTGGGGCGACTGCGTCGTAAAAATGTAAAAACTCGCCCGAAAAGGCTTGTAGCGAGGGCAAAAGTTTTTGACTTGTTAGCGGACCTGTGGCGACTACTACAATTTCGTCGTTTGAAGGTAAAATACTATCTTCTTCCCTATTAATTATTTCAATATTGGGCATAGCTTGCAAACGGCTTGTAACTAACCGAGAAAATTCCTCTCGGTCTACTGCAAGCGCCGACCCCGCAGGTACGGTTGTTTTGTCGGCAGAATTAATAAGCAAACTATCAAGCAAACGAAGTTCTTGCTTGATTAGTCCGCCCGCAGTAGAAATGTCGTTACTTTTAAGCGAATTAGAACAAACTAACTCGGCATAAGTATCTAATTTATGTACGGGAGAATGAGCGAGAGGCTTACTCTCAATTAATGTCACCGCAATACCGCATTTAGCTATTTGATATGCGCATTCGCAACCGGCAAGCCCTGCGCCTATAATTTTAATTTTCAACTGTTGTCCTCTATTCTGTTGATATGATTTTAATAGTTAAATTTTTACTATTTAAATAATTGAGTATACTATTCTTCTATTTTCTTTTTATAATCGCATTCTTTGTTGGGACAAGAATAGAATTTACCCTTTTGAAGTTCTTTTATAACAAGGTTGGTTTGACAATTTGGACATTTGATGTCTGTTGGCATATCCCAACTAACATAGTCGCAGGTAGGGTAAGCCGAACAACCGTAAAACGCCTTAGATTTGCCTAAGCGCTTAATAATGTTGTTGCCACACTTAGGACATTTTGCAATATATTCCTGCAAAGAAATAGTGTTTTTACACTTTGGATACGCCGAACAAGCAAGAAATTTGCCCATTCTTCCCTCACGAATTAGCATTGGAGCGCCACATTTATCGCAAACTTTATCGCTAACTTCGGGTGGCTTTTTATTTAAATTTTTAAGTGATTTGTTCGCTCCGCAAGTTTCGCAATGGTAATATCTGCCAAAACGCCCAACTTTTATCGCCATAGTATTTTTACCGCCACAGCTTTCGCAGTCGATAAATTCTTGTTCGCCTTCAATCGGCGCAATATCGCTTGTTGAAGCCTTGCTTATCATTTGAGCAAGCGGTTTGTAGTATTCCCCTACTATTTCTTGCCACGAAACCGTAGCGTCTTCTTCGATAGTATCGAGTTTATCTTCCATTTGAGCCGTAAATTTAATGTTAATTATATCGGCGAAGTTTTTCTCTAAATATTCGATAACAGTAATGCCTAGCGAAGTGGGAATTAGCGATTTAGTGTCTTTATCTAAGTATTTTCTTGCAAAAAGAGTAGATAAAGTGCTTGTATAAGTGCTGGGTCTGCCTATTCCGTTATCTTCCATTGTCTTGATTATACTAGCTTCGGTATAGCGTGGCAAAGGTTTAGTAAATTTTTGCTCGTGTTGAAGTTCAACCAGTTTAAGAACTTCGCCCTCGCTCAAATTAGGTAAGGTAGCGTCGTCGTCTTCTTCGCTCTTAGAATAATTGTAAAGCTTGGTATAACCATCAAAGATTACAGTTTTGCCACTTGCCTTAAAACCATAACCGTTGCAATCAATTACAACTGAAAGACTGTCGTAACTAGCTTTGCTAGCGCAACTTGCCAAAAATCTATCGTAAATTAATTTGTAAAGTTGATATTGGTCTTTGGTCATTTTGTTTTTAACTAGCTCGGGTGTAACTTCGGGATTTATTGGTCTTATAGCTTCGTGAGCGTCTTGGGCTGACTTTTTCGAAGAATAAAAGTTTGGCTTTTCGGGAATATAATCTTTGCCATAGGTCAAGGCAATATATTCTCGGGCTTGATTAGTCGCATCGGCAGAAACTCTAACCGAGTCGGTACGAATATAGGTAACGTAGGCGGTATGCTCGCCGTTGACGTCAATACCTTCATAAAGTTGTTGAGCGGTTTGCATACATTTCTTGCTACTCATTTTTAATTTATTGACTGCGTCTTGTTGCATTGAGCTAGTGGTAAAAGGCGCAAAAGGCGAAGAAGTTGTTATAGAACGCTTAACCGACTGTGTAACAAAGGGTTTGCCCGACATCTGGCTTAGAGCTTGTTGGCACTCAATACTACTAGCAATTCTAAGTTTCTGTTGGTTGTAGGTGGTAAGGAGAGCCTTAAAAGTGGTCTTTTGATTTAATTTTTGTAGATTAGCCGAAACCGTCCAAAATTCTTCGGGTATAAACGAATTAATTTCTCGTTCCCTATCTACTACGATTTTTAAAGTTGCCGATTGAACTCTGCCGGCTGAAAGTTTAGGTTGTATCTTTTTACATAGTACGGGCGAAAGTTTATAGCCTACAAGTCTATCAAGCACTCGCCTTGCTTGTTGAGCGTTAACTAAATTTATGTTGACAAAGTCAGGATTTTTAATTGAATTTTCTACGGCTTTTTTGCTAATTTCATTAAATGTAATGCGGTTTTTTAACTTAGGCGAAAGTTTTAGCACGTGTTGAAGGTGCCAGGAAATAGCCTCGCCTTCTCGGTCCGGGTCAGTTGCAAGCAAGACTTCATCGCATTTTTTTGCTTTGCTAACTAGCCTAGCTATGACTTCTTTTTTGTCGGGATATACTTCATAAATTGGCTCAAAATTGTTTGCAATATCTACCGCAAGTTTTTTTTCGGGCAAATCTCTTATGTGACCTCCCGATGCGTCTACTATATAATCGTTTGATAAATATTTAGCTACTGTTTTTGCCTTTGACGGCGATTCAACTATTACTAATTTCACTATTATTCCTCCGTATTAAGATATTGATAAAAGTTCCCGACGAGCTTGCAAATTATACCTTTAAGTTCTAGGTTTGCAAGAATAAAATTTAATGTAGAACTTTTTAACTTGGTTCTATTGACAATATCATCAAAGTGTAACTTACCTTGTATCAATTCGTCAACTACTATTTGCTCCTCCATATTTAATTGTATAGGCGGTTTTGGAATTGCAACTGATAAGTCGCAATTAAGTATGTCTTGCGGACTAAGCGTCATAGCGCCTTGCAAAGATTTAAGAATTTGATTACTTCCCTTAAAATTAGTGTCAAATATATCTCCCGGAACAACATAAATATCTTTGCCTTGTTCAAGCGCATATTCGTAAGTCGACATAACGCCACTTTTTAACGGAGCTTCTACTATTAAAATGCCTTTGCTTAGCCCTGAGATTAAACGGTTACGCATTGGAAAATTATATTGATTTGGCGAGTCGTAAGCTTGATATTCGCTTATAAGTAGTCCGCCGTTATCAACAATAGACTGCGAAAGAGCTTGATTTTCAACAGGATAAACATTTAGTAATCCGCTACCTAATACTGCGACAGTTTTTCCTAAACAATTTAAAGTGGTTTGGTGAGCTACCGTATCAATTCCGTATGCAAGACCGCTAACTATTGTATAACGTTTAGCGAGTTCGGCAACATATATGCTTGCGACTTTTTTGCCATAGAGCGAAGCTTTTCTTGTGCCAACAACTGCAAAACAAGCAGAATTAAGTAAGTCTAAATTTCCTTTACAATAAATAGCTAGTGGCGGGTCGGGCATTTGTTTAAATAATTTAGGATAGTTTGAACAATAATAAGTAACTGGAATAATGCCCTTAGAAAGTAAATCTAGATATAGGCTATCACAAAATGCCTCATTTGCCGAATATTTAAGTCTAACATAGGCGGTTTGTCCTATTAAATCGATTATTTCTTGCGAGTGTGACTCAATATTCATAAAAAGTTCTTCTGCGCCCCCAAACAAATTAAGTAATTGGTAACGTTTCAAAGGAGTGCCAAAACCTAATGTTGACAGAAGAAGGCAAACTTTTTGCTTTATTTTAAACATTTTTGTTTACATTACCCCAAATTTACGGTCAAGCGACCTATATTGTATGGCTTCGGCAATATGAGAAGGTAAAATATCGTTGGAATTATCAAGGTCAGCGATTGTTCGAGCCACTTTTAAAATACGATTATACGCTCTTGCCGACAATTTAAGCCTTTCAAAAGCTTGTCTAAGTAAATTATCGCTTTCTTGGTCAAGCTTACAATACTTTTTAATTTCTGCCGAAGTAAGTTGAGCGTTACAATGGTGAGTAGAATTAATAAATCTTGTCGCTTGTATTTTACGCGCCGAATTTACCCTTAATTTTACGCTTGAAGAAGATTCTTCTTCGTTTTGGCTTACAAGTTGAGAGTATTCGATGTTGTCAACTTCAATATGTATATCAATACGGTCAAGCAAGGGCGCAGAAAGTTTACGCATATATTTAACAATTTGCGAAGCGGTGCAAGTGCAAACTTGATTTGCGCTACCAAAATTACCGCAAGGACAAGGGTTCATACTGGCTATTAAAATAAAGTTAGACGGATATGTAATAGTTCCTTGCGCTCGGGAAATAGTAATAACGCCGTCTTCTAAGGGTTGACGCAATGTTTCTAGACTTTGTCTAGTATATTCAGGCAATTCGTCAAGAAAAAGCACGCCATAATGCGCTAAGGATATTTCGCCGGGTTTAATTTTTGCCCCTCCGCCAACAAGGGCGACGGTAGTAGCGGTATGGTGAGGCGAACGGAAAGGACGAACTCTAATCATTCCGTCGTCGAGTAGTCCTGCGACGCTATAAATTTTAGCAATCTCTAAGGCTTCGTCAAAAGTCAAATCGGGCATAATTGAAGGAACTGCCCTAGCTAACATAGTTTTGCCTGCGCCGGGAGGGCCTATCAACAAAATATTATGTCCCCCGCTTACGGCAATTTCCATAGCTCGTTTTGCCGAATATTGACCTTTAATGTATTTAATGTCGTTGTCGTAAGTTATTGAAGTGTCGTTCTTCCAACCGTCAGTTTCAATAGGCGTAAGCTCGGTTTGATTAGTTAAAAATTCTATGGTTTCTCTAAGACTATCTACCGCAAAGACCTTTAAACCTTGCGTAAAACTTGCTTCTTTGCTGTTTTCTTTGGGAACAATAACATTTTTATACCCTAATTGTTTTGCCGAAATTAACATTGGAAGTATGCCGTTTACGTGTTTAACGTCGCCGTTTAAAGATAATTCGCCTAAAATAATGTATTCGTTAATTTTGTCGCAAACTATGGTTGAACAAGATTGTAAAATTCCAAGCGCTATTGGAAGGTCATACATACTACCTTCTTTTTTGATATCGGCAGGGGCAAGGTTGACTATAACCGAAGCTATTGGATATTTATAACCGCTATTTTTTATAGCCGAACGAACACGCTCTTTTGACTCTTTAACCGCAGTGTCTGCAAGACCAACAATATCCACCCCGGGAAGACCGGTTTGAATATCAACTTCGATAGTTAAAGGTATGCCTTCTAGTCCGTTTAGAGCAAAACTGTAAACTCTGCTAAGCATAATTTAATTCTCCTAGTAGAAAATATGTTTTTAGTATAGAGTGAATAATAAATAATTACAAGCCTTTTTGACTTATTTATACAAAAACGCCATAATTATGTATTTAATATACAAAAAGGCAACACGTAAGTGTTGCCAAAAAGAAAATTCGCTATTAAACTTTTTCCTTAATCTTTGCAGCTTTGCCCGTCCTATCACGTAGATAGTAAAGTTTTGCTCTCCTAACCGAACCTTTGCGTAAAATCTCGACTCTTTCAATCTTGGGGCTGTGTAGTGGGAAAGTCCTCTCTACGCCGATACCCGAAGAAATTCTTCTTACTGTGAAACTTTCTCTTAGTCCGCCGTGTTTGCGAGCGATAACAATGCCTTCATAGGCTTGTAGCCTTTCTTTGTTACCTTCAATAACTTTAAAGAACACTCTAACTGTGTCGCTGACGTTAAATTGAGGAACATTTGGATTAAGACTATCTTTTTCGATTGCTGTGATAATGTCCATAATTCTTACTTTTTCTCCTTATTAAATTTAAGTTTACTAAGTGTTCATTCACATATAGATGTCAGCGGAACACCCGAAGTACCTAGTTATACTAGCACAATTTGCCTAACTTGGCAAATGTTTTAAGTCAATTTTTAGCTTATTTTATAAGCATTATTAACTATAATCTTAGCTTTTAAGTAGATTATCTTGTAAAAGCCGAGATAATATGATTAATTTGTTTATCAATTATTTCTACGCAGTCAAAACGACAAAATGTATTGACTATATCGTGTTCGACTATATAATATTTTGCAACTTGAATAATTTTACCTTGCTTATGTTTATTTACGGCTTGCGAAGGTCTGCCATAGTCTAAATTTTTACGATACTTAACTTCTACAAAAACTAACACTCCCTTATCTAAACAAATTATATCTATTTCGCCTATTGGGCAACGATAATTGCGTTTAAGAATTTTGTAGCCCAACTTTTTTAAATAGTTGGTAGCTTTAATTTCTCCAAAAGCGCCTAAAATCTTGTTAAACATTTGTAAAGTGAGTTATAAAAGTCTTACGGTGTATCTCACAAAAACCGTATCGTTTAAGGGCTGTTATATGTTTTGCAGTACCATAGCCTTTGTTTGAAGCAAAGTCATAAAAAGGATATTTGGCTGACAGCTCTTGCATTAGCCTATCCCTAGTAACTTTCGCAACTATGCTTGCGGAGGCGATTAAATAACTTAGCAGGTCGCCTTTTACTAAGGAAAAAGTAGGAAACTTTGTAGCTTTTAGACAAACCGCATCAATTAAAACACAGTCAATATCTTGCATTTGTTCAATACAAGAAGTCATTGCGAGTTTGGTAGCGTTTAAAATATTAATTTTGTCAATTTGTTGAGGAGAAACAATGCCTATATGATATTGAGTAGCTTTACTGATAATTTGCTCGTATAGCTTTTCTCTTTTTGCAGGACTAAGCAGTTTGCTGTCGGTTACGCCCTCAATAATATCATTTAAAGGTAATTCTACGCAAGCGGTCAGCACGGGACCTGCAAGACAGCCTCTACCGACTTCGTCAACTCCGGCAAGGCGAATTAGCCCTTTTGCATTAAGTTGTCGTTCATAAATTAAGTTGTCGATAGTTTGACTTTTCACAACTTTTGTTTGGGTTGTTCAAGACAAATACGACCTATTTTGGCTTTGCGAAAGTCGTCGATTATTGCCTTTGCGCCACGTTCGAGGTCGGGAATATTACCGCTAAGTAGATATCCTCGTTTGATACAAATTTGTTTAAGCGTTTCTTCGGGCGAAAGCAATTCGGTAAGTTTATAGCGTTCGATTAAGAGCGAAGAATAAAGCTGAGCAAGCTCGGCAAGCAAATCTTGCGCAAGAGTTACTATGTCAACTATTTCTTCTTTAATACTACCTATAAAAAACAAGTGTTTACCGGTTAGCTCGTCGTCAAATTTAGGCCAAAGAGTGCCTGGCGTATCAAGAAGTTCAAGACCGTTATCAAGTCTTACCCACTGTTTTCCCTTAGTTACTCCGGGTTTATCGCCTGTTACGGTAGCTTTTCTAGCCGAAAGACAGTTGATAAGCGTTGACTTTCCCGAGTTGGGAACGCCGAGAATCATAACTCTTACCGGGCGAATTATTCCACGAGCTTTGCAAGTGTTAGTAAATTCTTGGCAAGCGTTGAGAAAAGTTGCTTGGAGTTTATTTTTTTCTGCGCTGTTAATGCTAGAAAGAGCTATGCAAGGGTGACCCCTTTCTTTAAAAAAAGATAACCATTTGTCAACAATTTGCTTGTCGGCAAGGTCGCATTTGTTAAGAATAAATACCGTAGGTTTGTTGGCAAATAACTTGTTAAATTGCGGATTAAGGCAAGAATACGGAGCGCGAGCGTCAAGCACATACCCTACGCATTGGCATAAAGAGATGTTTTCGCCCATAACTCGCAGAGCTTTGTTCATGTGACCGGGAAACCATTGTATCATAATTAATCCTTATTGAGTAAATCGGGACGAAACCGTTTTGTCATTAGTTGAGATTGTTCTTCTCGCCATTTGTCAACTTCTTGGTGATTACCGCTAATAAGTACGGGCGGAACGGAAAGACCGCAAAAAACTTGCGGGCGGGTATATTGAGGATATTCCAAAGAGTTGTTGCTAAAACTTTCATCGACTACCGATTGACTACTGCCTAGCACGCCGTCTACATAACGTGACACAGCGTCGACAACTACCATTGAAGCTAGTTCGCCTCCGGTTAAAACATAATCGCCTATTGAAAGTTCGTAATCTATGTCAAGGTCAATAATTCGTTGGTCAATGCCTTCGTAGTGACCGCATAACAACAGTATGTGTTCTTCTTCGGCAAGACTCTTTACGACTTGCTGAGTAAGCGTCACGCCCTTAGGCGACATATAAATGCGCTTAGCTTTATGCTCGCTGTCTACGAAATTAATACAGTCGTGAATGGGTTGAGGAGTAAGTAGCATACCTGCCCCTCCGCCAAAAGTATAGTCGTCGCATTTGCTATGTTTGTCTTGCGAAAACTTACGAATATCATAAACGTTGATTGTAAGAAGTTGTTTTTCCCGAGCTTTACCTAGTAGCGATGCCGATAAAGGCGTAAACATTTCGGGAAAAAGCGTTAAAATATCAATTTTCATAAACGCTAACCTCATTAAAACGTTGTTCTTCAAGAGTAATTTGTTTTTTAGTTAAATCTACATTTTTAAGCAAGCCGACAATAAAAGGAAACATAATTGTCTTGCCATTAGAACACTCTACGGTGAAGACATCTGCGCCTTTACCTTGCAAGACCGAAGCGAGTTTGCCTACTACTTCGCCTGAACTAAGTATTACTTGACAATCAATTAAGTCGTCGATAAAAAATCTATTGTCGGGTAAAGTTAAATTTTGACTTTCGACATAGACTTTTGCGTTAGCAAGTTCTTCGGCGTCGTTGCGTGTGTTTACGCCATCAAATTTGACTATAAATAAAGTATCAGTAAGCGCTCTAACGCTAGAAATATGCGTTAGAGCGTCATTGATATAGCAATTCTTTAATTTGGTAAATTGAGCTAAATTGTCAAGTAAACACGACAATTTAACTTCGCCTTTAATGCCGTGCGCTTTGACAATAACGCCGATTAATTTCATATTAGTTAATCTGCAATTTCGATTGCGTATCTTTGCCCGTTCTTAATGCCTGCCGCCTTAAAGATTGTGCGAATTGCCGTTACTATTTTGCCTTTTTTGCCGATAACTTTACCGACATCGCCGGGCGCAACTTTAACGGTGATTGTTTCTACGCCGTTTTCAAGCGAAGAAGTAATCGAGATATCTTGTTTATTGTCGACAAGATGTTCGATAATAAACCTTACTGCTTCAATCATTATATTAGTCCTTCGTAACTTTC is a window of Clostridia bacterium DNA encoding:
- the trmFO gene encoding methylenetetrahydrofolate--tRNA-(uracil(54)-C(5))-methyltransferase (FADH(2)-oxidizing) TrmFO, yielding MKIKIIGAGLAGCECAYQIAKCGIAVTLIESKPLAHSPVHKLDTYAELVCSNSLKSNDISTAGGLIKQELRLLDSLLINSADKTTVPAGSALAVDREEFSRLVTSRLQAMPNIEIINREEDSILPSNDEIVVVATGPLTSQKLLPSLQAFSGEFLHFYDAVAPIVTAESLDKSNYFIASRYDRGEKDYINCPLTKQQFEIFWHELISAQRATLKDYEKNVFEGCMPIEVMASRGIETIRYGMFKPVGLFNPAENLRPYAVLQLRKENVEGSLYNLVGCQTNLLFGEQKRVFGLIPALANAEFVRYGVMHKNIFINSPDLLNNFFQSKQYPNLFFAGQISGVEGYCESIASGLLCGINIARFIKKLPLLTLDNSTILGALSNYISNKNSNFQPMNANFGILSPLDQIIKDKKAKKMAYAERSINNISKIAQTIKGDLL
- the topA gene encoding type I DNA topoisomerase; protein product: MKLVIVESPSKAKTVAKYLSNDYIVDASGGHIRDLPEKKLAVDIANNFEPIYEVYPDKKEVIARLVSKAKKCDEVLLATDPDREGEAISWHLQHVLKLSPKLKNRITFNEISKKAVENSIKNPDFVNINLVNAQQARRVLDRLVGYKLSPVLCKKIQPKLSAGRVQSATLKIVVDREREINSFIPEEFWTVSANLQKLNQKTTFKALLTTYNQQKLRIASSIECQQALSQMSGKPFVTQSVKRSITTSSPFAPFTTSSMQQDAVNKLKMSSKKCMQTAQQLYEGIDVNGEHTAYVTYIRTDSVRVSADATNQAREYIALTYGKDYIPEKPNFYSSKKSAQDAHEAIRPINPEVTPELVKNKMTKDQYQLYKLIYDRFLASCASKASYDSLSVVIDCNGYGFKASGKTVIFDGYTKLYNYSKSEEDDDATLPNLSEGEVLKLVELQHEQKFTKPLPRYTEASIIKTMEDNGIGRPSTYTSTLSTLFARKYLDKDTKSLIPTSLGITVIEYLEKNFADIINIKFTAQMEDKLDTIEEDATVSWQEIVGEYYKPLAQMISKASTSDIAPIEGEQEFIDCESCGGKNTMAIKVGRFGRYYHCETCGANKSLKNLNKKPPEVSDKVCDKCGAPMLIREGRMGKFLACSAYPKCKNTISLQEYIAKCPKCGNNIIKRLGKSKAFYGCSAYPTCDYVSWDMPTDIKCPNCQTNLVIKELQKGKFYSCPNKECDYKKKIEE
- the dprA gene encoding DNA-processing protein DprA is translated as MFKIKQKVCLLLSTLGFGTPLKRYQLLNLFGGAEELFMNIESHSQEIIDLIGQTAYVRLKYSANEAFCDSLYLDLLSKGIIPVTYYCSNYPKLFKQMPDPPLAIYCKGNLDLLNSACFAVVGTRKASLYGKKVASIYVAELAKRYTIVSGLAYGIDTVAHQTTLNCLGKTVAVLGSGLLNVYPVENQALSQSIVDNGGLLISEYQAYDSPNQYNFPMRNRLISGLSKGILIVEAPLKSGVMSTYEYALEQGKDIYVVPGDIFDTNFKGSNQILKSLQGAMTLSPQDILNCDLSVAIPKPPIQLNMEEQIVVDELIQGKLHFDDIVNRTKLKSSTLNFILANLELKGIICKLVGNFYQYLNTEE
- a CDS encoding YifB family Mg chelatase-like AAA ATPase, whose product is MLSRVYSFALNGLEGIPLTIEVDIQTGLPGVDIVGLADTAVKESKERVRSAIKNSGYKYPIASVIVNLAPADIKKEGSMYDLPIALGILQSCSTIVCDKINEYIILGELSLNGDVKHVNGILPMLISAKQLGYKNVIVPKENSKEASFTQGLKVFAVDSLRETIEFLTNQTELTPIETDGWKNDTSITYDNDIKYIKGQYSAKRAMEIAVSGGHNILLIGPPGAGKTMLARAVPSIMPDLTFDEALEIAKIYSVAGLLDDGMIRVRPFRSPHHTATTVALVGGGAKIKPGEISLAHYGVLFLDELPEYTRQSLETLRQPLEDGVITISRAQGTITYPSNFILIASMNPCPCGNFGSANQVCTCTASQIVKYMRKLSAPLLDRIDIHIEVDNIEYSQLVSQNEEESSSSVKLRVNSARKIQATRFINSTHHCNAQLTSAEIKKYCKLDQESDNLLRQAFERLKLSARAYNRILKVARTIADLDNSNDILPSHIAEAIQYRSLDRKFGVM
- the rplS gene encoding 50S ribosomal protein L19 → MDIITAIEKDSLNPNVPQFNVSDTVRVFFKVIEGNKERLQAYEGIVIARKHGGLRESFTVRRISSGIGVERTFPLHSPKIERVEILRKGSVRRAKLYYLRDRTGKAAKIKEKV
- a CDS encoding YraN family protein → MFNKILGAFGEIKATNYLKKLGYKILKRNYRCPIGEIDIICLDKGVLVFVEVKYRKNLDYGRPSQAVNKHKQGKIIQVAKYYIVEHDIVNTFCRFDCVEIIDKQINHIISAFTR
- a CDS encoding ribonuclease HII, giving the protein MKSQTIDNLIYERQLNAKGLIRLAGVDEVGRGCLAGPVLTACVELPLNDIIEGVTDSKLLSPAKREKLYEQIISKATQYHIGIVSPQQIDKINILNATKLAMTSCIEQMQDIDCVLIDAVCLKATKFPTFSLVKGDLLSYLIASASIVAKVTRDRLMQELSAKYPFYDFASNKGYGTAKHITALKRYGFCEIHRKTFITHFTNV
- the ylqF gene encoding ribosome biogenesis GTPase YlqF, which gives rise to MIQWFPGHMNKALRVMGENISLCQCVGYVLDARAPYSCLNPQFNKLFANKPTVFILNKCDLADKQIVDKWLSFFKERGHPCIALSSINSAEKNKLQATFLNACQEFTNTCKARGIIRPVRVMILGVPNSGKSTLINCLSARKATVTGDKPGVTKGKQWVRLDNGLELLDTPGTLWPKFDDELTGKHLFFIGSIKEEIVDIVTLAQDLLAELAQLYSSLLIERYKLTELLSPEETLKQICIKRGYLLSGNIPDLERGAKAIIDDFRKAKIGRICLEQPKQKL
- the trmD gene encoding tRNA (guanosine(37)-N1)-methyltransferase TrmD, giving the protein MKIDILTLFPEMFTPLSASLLGKAREKQLLTINVYDIRKFSQDKHSKCDDYTFGGGAGMLLTPQPIHDCINFVDSEHKAKRIYMSPKGVTLTQQVVKSLAEEEHILLLCGHYEGIDQRIIDLDIDYELSIGDYVLTGGELASMVVVDAVSRYVDGVLGSSQSVVDESFSNNSLEYPQYTRPQVFCGLSVPPVLISGNHQEVDKWREEQSQLMTKRFRPDLLNKD
- the rimM gene encoding ribosome maturation factor RimM (Essential for efficient processing of 16S rRNA) translates to MKLIGVIVKAHGIKGEVKLSCLLDNLAQFTKLKNCYINDALTHISSVRALTDTLFIVKFDGVNTRNDAEELANAKVYVESQNLTLPDNRFFIDDLIDCQVILSSGEVVGKLASVLQGKGADVFTVECSNGKTIMFPFIVGLLKNVDLTKKQITLEEQRFNEVSVYEN
- a CDS encoding KH domain-containing protein, whose protein sequence is MIEAVRFIIEHLVDNKQDISITSSLENGVETITVKVAPGDVGKVIGKKGKIVTAIRTIFKAAGIKNGQRYAIEIAD